A single window of Sulfuricaulis sp. DNA harbors:
- a CDS encoding 1,4-alpha-glucan branching protein domain-containing protein — translation MQPKGYLALVLHAHLPFVRHPEHERFLEEDWFFEAMTETYLPLLNVFEGLTRDNVPFRVTMSLTPTLLSMMTDPLLQNRYVRYLDERLEALEGERRRTKGDSYFNPVILFYIDLYTRLRHRFIEQDRLDVTVAFRRLMEDGSLDILTCGATHGYFPLLAVNEESIYAQLSMAVRTHQRILGRKPRGIWLPECGYTPGVDRLLREFGIDYFILDSHGLLNAEPRPKYGVHRPIRTPEGPAAFARDYESSKQVWSAEQGYPGDPAYREFYRDAGFDVHESHIRKLHHADIPTFTGLKYHRITGKTDWKEPYHPGWARERAAEHAGHFMFNRQHQINWLTSFFDRPPIILAPYDAELFGHWWFEGPQWIDFLLRKMAHDQNDIKTITPSEYLDRYSDLQPASPPECSWGAGGFHEVWLNGKNDWIYPYLHSAAEKMGALVRHFPEAPGTQRWALDQAARELLLAQSSDWAFIMKTGTSVEYAVRRFKTHLHRFHRCVGMVESGNYDEPYLKEISARDSLFPDMDYRIFQNRPLL, via the coding sequence GTGCAACCCAAAGGATACCTCGCGCTCGTCCTGCACGCGCACCTGCCGTTCGTGCGCCATCCGGAGCATGAGCGTTTCCTCGAAGAAGACTGGTTCTTCGAGGCCATGACCGAAACCTACCTGCCGTTGCTCAATGTCTTCGAAGGCCTGACACGCGATAACGTGCCTTTTCGCGTGACGATGTCGCTCACCCCTACCCTGCTCTCGATGATGACTGATCCGCTGCTACAGAATCGCTACGTGCGCTATCTCGATGAGCGACTCGAGGCGCTGGAAGGCGAGCGCCGGCGCACCAAAGGCGATTCCTATTTCAATCCGGTAATACTTTTTTACATCGACCTGTACACGCGTCTGCGTCATCGCTTCATCGAACAGGACCGCCTGGACGTGACGGTAGCCTTTCGCCGCCTGATGGAGGACGGCTCGCTCGACATTCTCACCTGCGGCGCGACCCATGGTTATTTCCCGCTGTTGGCGGTTAACGAAGAAAGTATCTATGCCCAGCTTTCCATGGCGGTACGCACGCATCAACGCATCCTTGGCCGCAAGCCACGCGGCATCTGGCTGCCAGAGTGCGGTTACACGCCCGGCGTGGACCGGCTGCTGCGCGAGTTCGGGATCGATTATTTCATCCTCGACTCGCACGGTCTGCTCAACGCCGAGCCACGGCCAAAGTATGGTGTACACCGCCCGATCCGCACCCCGGAAGGCCCAGCCGCGTTCGCGCGCGATTACGAATCCAGCAAACAGGTATGGTCCGCGGAGCAAGGCTATCCGGGCGATCCCGCCTACCGCGAGTTCTACCGCGATGCCGGCTTCGACGTGCATGAATCCCACATCCGGAAACTGCATCATGCCGACATCCCGACGTTCACTGGCCTGAAATACCACCGCATCACTGGCAAAACCGATTGGAAAGAACCCTATCACCCCGGTTGGGCGCGCGAGCGCGCCGCGGAGCACGCCGGGCATTTCATGTTCAACCGTCAGCACCAGATCAATTGGCTGACTTCTTTCTTCGACCGACCGCCGATTATCCTGGCGCCCTATGACGCCGAGCTCTTCGGCCACTGGTGGTTCGAGGGGCCGCAATGGATTGACTTTCTGTTGCGCAAGATGGCGCATGACCAAAACGACATCAAGACCATCACGCCGTCGGAGTATCTCGACCGTTATTCCGATCTGCAGCCGGCCTCACCGCCCGAATGCAGCTGGGGCGCCGGCGGATTTCACGAGGTGTGGCTGAACGGCAAGAATGACTGGATATACCCGTATCTGCACAGCGCCGCCGAAAAGATGGGGGCGCTGGTGCGGCACTTTCCGGAGGCGCCGGGTACACAACGGTGGGCCCTGGATCAGGCCGCGCGTGAATTATTGCTGGCACAATCCAGCGACTGGGCGTTCATCATGAAGACCGGTACCAGTGTGGAGTATGCCGTGCGGCGTTTCAAAACCCACTTGCACCGCTTTCATCGCTGTGTCGGTATGGTGGAGTCCGGAAATTACGACGAACCCTATTTGAAAGAAATCAGTGCGCGCGACAGCCTGTTTCCGGATATGGATTACCGGATTTTTCAGAACCGACCGTTGCTATAA
- a CDS encoding glucokinase, with translation MRVLAGDIGGTKTLLQIAECKAGRYHAVREQRFDSASYDSLSSIVHEFLKAEKKKNIRAVCFGIAGPVKTTARGQSVKVTNLPWEIHGQDLKRRFKFSRLCLINDFQAIGHGIVAIGKKDLVVLQKGKAVKHGPRAVIGAGTGLGQGVLVWLQDHYEPIATEGGHANFAPTNELQIELTRHLLKDAGRTSWELVLSGHGLVELYGFLKARGKTPESPLVVRMMQIDDPAAVITKAALEQNDPLANQALDLFVDIYGAQAGNLALTAGATGGVYIAGGIAPKIISRLTDGRFMRAFLNKGKMKKYVADIPVRVAIKPEVGLIGAVLAAMHLI, from the coding sequence ATGCGTGTGTTGGCTGGCGACATCGGCGGGACCAAGACACTGCTGCAAATCGCGGAGTGCAAGGCAGGCCGTTACCACGCTGTCCGGGAGCAGCGCTTCGACAGTGCGTCTTATGACAGCCTGTCTTCCATCGTTCATGAATTCCTCAAGGCAGAAAAAAAGAAAAATATAAGGGCCGTCTGCTTCGGCATCGCCGGGCCGGTCAAGACAACGGCGAGAGGCCAAAGCGTCAAGGTGACTAATCTCCCATGGGAGATACACGGTCAGGATCTCAAACGCCGTTTCAAATTTTCCCGGCTTTGCCTCATCAATGACTTTCAGGCCATCGGTCACGGCATTGTGGCTATAGGGAAGAAAGATCTGGTTGTGCTGCAAAAAGGCAAGGCGGTCAAACACGGTCCGCGCGCAGTGATCGGCGCCGGCACCGGGCTGGGGCAAGGGGTGCTCGTCTGGCTACAGGACCACTATGAACCCATCGCCACCGAGGGTGGGCACGCGAATTTCGCCCCAACGAATGAATTGCAAATCGAGCTCACGCGCCATCTTTTGAAAGACGCCGGTCGTACATCATGGGAGCTTGTTCTTTCCGGCCATGGTTTGGTTGAGCTTTATGGTTTTCTCAAGGCGCGTGGGAAAACACCTGAATCTCCATTGGTGGTCAGGATGATGCAGATCGACGATCCGGCGGCAGTCATCACAAAGGCGGCACTGGAGCAGAATGATCCGCTCGCGAATCAGGCGCTGGATCTTTTCGTGGATATTTACGGCGCGCAGGCAGGCAATCTGGCGCTGACGGCCGGAGCGACAGGCGGTGTTTACATCGCCGGCGGCATCGCACCGAAGATCATTTCAAGACTGACCGACGGCCGGTTCATGCGTGCGTTCCTGAACAAGGGAAAAATGAAGAAGTATGTGGCGGACATCCCGGTGCGGGTGGCGATCAAGCCTGAAGTGGGTCTGATCGGGGCCGTGCTCGCGGCAATGCATCTGATATAA
- the panD gene encoding aspartate 1-decarboxylase, translated as MRRIMLKSKLHRVTVTHSEPDYEGSVAIDGRLLDAVDIREYERIDVYNLANGERFSTYAIRAEEGSGIISVNGAASHKAKPGDIVIICAYAEFEEKELAAYKPRLVYVNSRNHITHTRNSIPVQVA; from the coding sequence ATGCGTCGCATTATGCTCAAGTCCAAGTTGCACCGCGTGACCGTCACGCATTCCGAGCCCGATTACGAGGGTTCGGTCGCGATCGACGGCCGCCTGCTGGACGCCGTCGACATTCGCGAATACGAGCGTATCGATGTTTACAATCTCGCCAACGGCGAGCGCTTCTCCACCTATGCCATCCGTGCCGAAGAGGGTTCGGGCATCATATCGGTCAATGGTGCTGCCTCGCACAAGGCTAAACCTGGCGATATCGTTATCATCTGCGCCTATGCCGAGTTCGAGGAAAAAGAGCTTGCTGCCTACAAGCCGCGCCTGGTGTACGTTAACAGTCGCAACCACATCACCCATACGCGTAATTCCATCCCGGTGCAGGTCGCCTAG
- the panC gene encoding pantoate--beta-alanine ligase, translated as MVVTETISGLREQIARLRQSGKRIAFVPTMGNLHAGHVRLMQEARNHAQAVVASIYVNPLQFGQNEDFDSYPRTASHDKVALLSAGVDMLFKPAESEMCPRGREAQTVVEVPGLSNELCGAFRPGHFRGVTTVVNRLFNLVAPDVAVFGKKDYQQWLLVRLMTSDLGLPVEIIGVDTVREPDGLALSSRNNYLSPEERKTAPRLYEALCRLRDRVLREGMHLAAVEENAVIDLQSDGFRPDYVNVRRQSDLQLPGADDRKLVALAAAWLGQTRLIDNVEFELKS; from the coding sequence ATGGTCGTGACCGAAACCATTTCCGGACTGAGGGAACAGATCGCGCGGCTGCGCCAGAGCGGCAAGCGCATCGCCTTTGTTCCAACCATGGGAAACCTTCATGCCGGTCATGTGCGCCTGATGCAGGAAGCGCGGAATCACGCACAGGCGGTGGTGGCGAGTATTTATGTTAATCCCCTGCAATTCGGGCAGAACGAGGACTTCGATTCCTATCCGCGCACAGCTTCGCATGACAAAGTGGCCTTGCTCTCTGCGGGCGTGGACATGCTGTTCAAGCCGGCGGAATCCGAGATGTGTCCACGCGGACGCGAGGCGCAAACTGTCGTTGAAGTGCCGGGCCTGAGCAATGAACTTTGTGGTGCGTTCCGTCCCGGGCATTTTCGTGGCGTCACCACCGTGGTGAATCGCTTGTTCAATCTGGTGGCGCCGGACGTCGCCGTGTTCGGCAAAAAGGATTATCAGCAATGGCTGCTCGTCCGCCTGATGACGTCCGATCTCGGCCTGCCGGTGGAGATCATCGGCGTGGACACGGTGCGCGAGCCGGACGGGCTGGCCTTGAGTTCGCGTAACAACTACTTATCGCCCGAGGAGCGCAAAACCGCGCCGCGTCTGTACGAGGCGCTGTGCCGGTTACGTGACCGCGTATTGCGGGAAGGCATGCATCTCGCGGCGGTGGAGGAAAATGCCGTTATCGATCTGCAGTCGGACGGTTTCAGGCCCGACTACGTGAATGTCCGCCGACAATCCGATCTGCAGCTGCCGGGGGCGGATGACCGAAAGCTCGTGGCCTTGGCGGCGGCATGGCTGGGACAGACACGACTCATCGACAACGTCGAATTTGAGCTGAAATCGTGA
- the panB gene encoding 3-methyl-2-oxobutanoate hydroxymethyltransferase, whose amino-acid sequence MKPVTLTTLKEMRRRGEKITCLTAYDYSFASLLDNAGIDMIMVGDSLGMVMQGHETTLPVSVADMAYHSRCVARGTKRALIITDMPFMSYQQSPSHAFASAGRLMQKGGAQVVKLEGGETMAETVRFLVERGVPVCAHLGLTPQSVHQLGGYRVQGRETTSAERIRQDARILQEAGASLLVLEAVPAELAKSITAELDIPTIGIGAGKDCDGQVLVLHDMLGIYPRPSPKFSRNFMHDASSIEAAVKSYIAAVRSGAFPGPEHCFNS is encoded by the coding sequence GTGAAGCCGGTTACGCTCACCACGCTTAAGGAAATGAGGCGCCGGGGCGAGAAGATCACCTGCCTGACTGCTTACGACTACAGTTTTGCGAGCCTGCTTGATAACGCCGGCATCGATATGATTATGGTTGGCGATTCTCTTGGCATGGTAATGCAGGGTCATGAAACCACGCTTCCGGTCAGCGTTGCCGACATGGCATATCACAGTCGCTGCGTAGCGCGTGGGACAAAGCGTGCTCTGATTATTACGGACATGCCTTTCATGAGTTATCAGCAAAGTCCCTCGCATGCCTTTGCTTCAGCGGGACGCCTGATGCAGAAAGGTGGGGCGCAGGTGGTGAAGCTGGAGGGCGGTGAGACCATGGCCGAGACAGTGCGTTTTTTGGTCGAACGCGGTGTGCCGGTGTGCGCGCATCTGGGACTTACGCCGCAATCGGTGCATCAACTGGGTGGTTACCGTGTACAGGGACGCGAAACCACTTCCGCGGAGCGAATTCGTCAAGATGCCAGGATTCTGCAGGAAGCCGGCGCATCCCTGCTGGTGCTCGAAGCGGTGCCGGCGGAACTGGCAAAATCGATTACCGCAGAACTGGATATTCCCACCATAGGAATCGGCGCGGGCAAGGATTGTGACGGCCAAGTGCTGGTATTGCATGACATGTTAGGCATTTATCCGCGACCGAGCCCCAAGTTCTCCCGAAATTTCATGCATGATGCATCCAGCATCGAAGCGGCAGTCAAATCCTATATCGCTGCCGTCAGATCCGGTGCGTTTCCGGGCCCGGAGCATTGTTTTAATTCTTGA
- a CDS encoding deoxynucleoside kinase, with protein MNSENPGYVVVEGPIGVGKTSLAVRLSEVFGAKPLLEHPEDNPFLERFYQSRKSYALPTQLFFLFQRARQIEQIKQSDLFSSGYVSDFLLDKDKLFARANLDDDELRLYEQVYAQMSLNLPVPDLVIYLQAPVDVLHERVRRRGVEYERLIDRDYLQILVDAYTQFFHHYTAAPLLVVNAERINIVDREADFQTLLSHIRKIRSGRHFFNPLAANL; from the coding sequence ATGAACAGTGAAAATCCGGGTTATGTCGTTGTCGAAGGGCCGATTGGCGTGGGCAAGACCAGTCTGGCCGTGCGTTTGTCAGAAGTTTTTGGCGCCAAGCCATTACTTGAGCATCCCGAAGACAATCCCTTTCTCGAACGGTTTTATCAGTCGCGCAAGTCGTATGCGCTGCCGACGCAATTATTCTTTCTGTTTCAGCGTGCACGTCAGATCGAACAGATCAAGCAAAGCGACTTGTTCAGCAGCGGTTATGTTTCGGATTTCCTGCTCGACAAGGACAAGCTGTTCGCACGCGCCAACCTGGATGACGATGAACTCCGGCTGTACGAGCAGGTATATGCCCAAATGAGCCTGAACCTGCCGGTGCCGGACCTTGTGATTTATCTGCAGGCGCCGGTGGACGTGTTGCATGAACGTGTGCGTCGTCGTGGGGTTGAATATGAGCGACTTATCGATCGCGATTACCTCCAGATCCTGGTAGACGCCTACACCCAGTTTTTTCATCACTACACGGCTGCGCCTTTGCTCGTCGTCAACGCGGAGCGGATCAACATTGTGGATCGTGAAGCGGATTTCCAGACATTGCTCTCCCACATCCGCAAGATTCGCAGCGGGCGCCATTTCTTCAATCCTCTCGCTGCCAACCTGTGA
- the folK gene encoding 2-amino-4-hydroxy-6-hydroxymethyldihydropteridine diphosphokinase has translation MSKPSENTVRAYIGLGSNLADPVAQVRAGVTALGQLAQTRVEACSSFYRTAPVGLREQPDFINAVCRVHTGQAPVTLMQNLLEVERMHGRQRQGDKGGPRTLDLDLLLYGDQTIQMAELTVPHPRLHERAFVLYPLHEIEPDLVIPGRGVLRDLLADCAGQPIQKIDVG, from the coding sequence ATGAGTAAGCCGTCAGAAAATACGGTGCGCGCCTACATTGGGCTGGGGAGTAATCTGGCCGATCCCGTTGCGCAAGTGCGCGCCGGTGTGACGGCGCTGGGGCAACTTGCACAAACCCGTGTCGAGGCCTGCTCGTCATTTTATCGCACCGCGCCGGTGGGCCTGCGCGAGCAGCCGGACTTTATTAACGCCGTTTGCCGCGTGCATACCGGACAGGCGCCGGTGACGCTCATGCAGAACCTCCTTGAAGTCGAACGCATGCATGGACGCCAGCGACAAGGGGATAAAGGTGGCCCACGGACGCTGGATCTCGATCTGTTGTTGTACGGCGATCAGACGATCCAGATGGCGGAATTGACCGTGCCGCACCCGAGACTCCACGAACGCGCTTTCGTCCTGTATCCTTTGCACGAAATCGAACCGGATCTGGTCATTCCGGGGAGGGGAGTGTTGCGCGATTTGCTGGCGGACTGTGCCGGCCAGCCGATACAGAAGATAGATGTCGGATAA
- the pcnB gene encoding polynucleotide adenylyltransferase PcnB, whose protein sequence is MTINNPVIIPRAQHIITRTQISENALKVLNRLKEAGYASLLVGGCVRDLMLGREPKDFDVVTNARPEQIRKLFHNARIIGRRFRLVHVRFGWDIIEVATFRAIPRDITEEPPSTEEETEGEDVEDDSTTDAPDHNIFGSQEEDAVRRDFTVNALYYDIHDFSVIDYADGVPDLKAGILRVIGDPATRYREDPVRMLRAVRFAAKLGFNLEEKTAAPIRDLAPLLATVSPARMFEEVLKLFHGGYALETYELLRHYGLFQYLFPQTEKSLEHEEGGFPVTLVPRALANTDARVSADKPVTPAFLFAALLWEPVREQMGEHIARGMNGHDAMFRAAEHVLREQLRHVTIPKRFSVPMREIWSMQSRLERRAGQQAFRLLEIKRFRAAYDFLLLRAETGEAEQSLADWWTRFQSADENERRVMVAEFAAPGGGGKRRRRRRRSSPAQAPRHE, encoded by the coding sequence ATAACGATTAACAACCCCGTCATCATTCCGCGCGCGCAACACATCATCACGCGCACGCAGATCAGCGAAAACGCCCTCAAGGTTCTGAACCGTCTGAAAGAAGCCGGCTACGCCAGCCTGCTGGTGGGTGGGTGCGTGCGCGATCTTATGCTGGGGCGCGAACCCAAGGATTTCGACGTCGTAACTAACGCGCGACCGGAGCAGATCCGCAAGCTGTTCCACAACGCACGGATCATTGGCCGGCGTTTCCGCCTGGTTCACGTGCGTTTTGGCTGGGATATCATCGAGGTCGCCACTTTCCGCGCCATTCCCCGTGACATTACCGAGGAGCCCCCTTCGACGGAAGAAGAAACGGAAGGGGAGGATGTTGAAGACGACTCAACGACGGATGCACCGGACCACAATATTTTTGGCTCCCAGGAAGAGGACGCCGTCCGGCGTGATTTCACCGTTAATGCGTTGTATTACGATATCCATGATTTCAGTGTTATCGATTACGCGGACGGCGTCCCGGATCTTAAGGCCGGCATACTGCGCGTGATCGGCGATCCCGCGACGCGCTACCGCGAGGACCCGGTACGCATGCTGCGCGCAGTCCGTTTTGCCGCCAAGCTGGGTTTTAACCTCGAAGAAAAGACCGCCGCGCCCATCCGCGACCTCGCGCCCTTGCTGGCCACCGTTTCTCCGGCACGGATGTTCGAGGAAGTGCTGAAGCTGTTTCATGGCGGCTATGCCCTTGAAACCTACGAATTATTGCGTCACTACGGCTTGTTCCAGTATCTGTTTCCGCAAACGGAAAAGAGTCTTGAACACGAAGAAGGGGGTTTCCCCGTAACGCTGGTGCCGCGCGCGCTGGCCAACACCGATGCGCGCGTGAGTGCTGACAAGCCGGTAACGCCGGCGTTTCTCTTTGCTGCCTTGTTGTGGGAGCCCGTGAGGGAGCAAATGGGCGAGCACATCGCACGTGGCATGAACGGCCATGACGCCATGTTCCGCGCCGCGGAACATGTGTTGCGTGAGCAGCTGCGGCACGTCACGATCCCTAAGCGCTTCAGTGTGCCGATGCGCGAAATTTGGAGCATGCAGAGCCGCCTTGAACGGCGCGCTGGTCAGCAGGCGTTCCGCCTGCTCGAAATTAAACGCTTCCGCGCCGCCTACGATTTTCTTCTGTTGCGGGCCGAAACCGGTGAGGCTGAGCAGTCGCTGGCCGATTGGTGGACGCGTTTCCAATCGGCGGACGAAAATGAACGTCGCGTCATGGTGGCGGAATTTGCTGCGCCCGGCGGTGGCGGAAAACGCCGCCGCCGGCGACGCCGGTCATCGCCCGCTCAGGCGCCGAGGCATGAGTAA
- a CDS encoding ankyrin repeat domain-containing protein, whose protein sequence is MVLLKESPRDWGLVAVVVLLSIGANLPDAWTDWISFDRRYLLGGLIAVIAVALVRYLKFTLILVIVVLAAGANVPEDIAKEFGIDPQISLLGLVAMIVISLSNRLLKLPSGLEKSGRSKTAHGAAALFTAILKGRIAVVQSLLNQGVNVNVRTVSGKTPLMAAAYKGYSDIVQMLLDNGADVNSKDGRGDTADKIAERGGYTRIVELMKKGGGGGTGAKEQ, encoded by the coding sequence GTGGTCTTATTAAAAGAATCGCCGCGGGATTGGGGTCTCGTCGCTGTTGTTGTGTTGCTCAGTATCGGAGCCAATCTGCCTGACGCCTGGACGGATTGGATCAGTTTTGATCGCCGCTATCTGCTTGGTGGGTTGATCGCTGTTATAGCTGTGGCGCTGGTCCGGTATCTCAAATTCACCCTTATCCTGGTGATCGTGGTTCTCGCCGCCGGTGCCAACGTGCCCGAGGATATCGCCAAGGAATTCGGCATCGATCCGCAGATCAGTCTACTTGGACTGGTGGCCATGATCGTCATTTCCCTCAGTAATCGCCTGCTGAAGTTGCCTTCCGGCCTTGAGAAAAGCGGCCGTTCCAAAACCGCGCACGGCGCGGCGGCGCTGTTTACGGCCATACTCAAGGGGCGGATTGCCGTGGTGCAATCATTGTTAAACCAGGGCGTGAACGTGAACGTGCGCACCGTTAGCGGCAAGACGCCGTTGATGGCGGCGGCCTATAAAGGTTATAGCGATATCGTCCAGATGCTGCTCGACAACGGTGCGGACGTGAACTCCAAGGACGGGCGCGGTGACACAGCGGATAAGATCGCCGAACGCGGTGGCTATACGCGTATCGTGGAATTGATGAAAAAGGGCGGCGGTGGCGGTACAGGCGCGAAAGAACAATAG